The Microcystis panniformis FACHB-1757 region GGAGTTAATCTCCACCTTTTTTGTCGAATTTATTGAGTTATTTTTTCCTCAATTGATGGATTATTTAGATAGGGAATCGATTACTTTTTTAGACAAAGAAGTATTTACCGATGTCACGGAAGGAGAAAGGTATGAAAGCGATTTAGTAGCACAGGTTAAGTTTCGAGGAAAAGAATCTTTTTTTCTGATTCATGTAGAGGCGCAGGAAAGTTCTCGAAAGTGGTTTAACCGGCGAATGTTTACTTATTTTGCTCGCTTTCATGAGAAATTTGTCCTCCCGATTTATCCGATTGTAATTTTTTCTTATTCAAAGCCAAAAAGAGAAGCGATTAGTCAGTATGTGGTTGATTTTCCCGATTTTAAGGTATTAGAATTTAACTATCAAGTAGTGCAGTTAAATCGATTAAATTGGCGAGATTTTCTTAATCAACCGAATCCTGTTGCTTCAGCCTTGATGGCGAAGATGAACATTGCCGAGAAAGAGCGAGCCAAGGTAAAAGCGGAATGTCTGCGCTTGTTAATTACTTTAAGGTTAGATGCGGCGAGAATGCAATTAATTTCCGGATTTATTGATACATATCTCAATCTTAATGCGGTGGAAGAGAGACAATTTCAAGAAGAGATTAGCACATTTAGTGAACCTGTACAGGAGGGAGTTATGCAAATTACCACCAGTTGGATGCGTCAAGGTATTGAACTAGGTATTGAACAAGGTATCGAACGGGGTATCGAACAAGGTATTGAACAAGGTATCGAACGGGGTATCGAACAAGGTATTGAACGGGGTATCGAACAAGGTATCGAACAAGGTATTGAACGGGAAAAGACATTGATTCTTCGTCAACTTAAACGCAAGTTAGGGGAGATTAATTCTTCATTAGAAACTAAAATTATGGAGTTAAGTATTGATGATGTCGAAGTATTAGGAGAAGCTTTATTCGACTTCTCTACGGTTGAAGATTTAATCAATTGGTTAAATACTTTAACTGCTTAGTTCTTATGTTAGCGATCGCCTTCTGACAACAACCCACTAAAATTGTCATAATGAAACAAACAACCGCCAATTATGATGAACCCTGGAAAGAAGCATTAACCGAGTATTTTGAAGCATTTTTATACTTCTTTTTTCCCGAAGTTCACCAACTAATCAGTTATCAGTTATCAGTTATCAGTTATCAGTGACTAATTGGAAGCAAGTAAGTGGGTGAGTGGAATTAAATATAAGATGAACGTAGGTTGGGTTGAAGCATGAAACCCAACGCCAGATTATGTTACGCTACCACTAACCCATCCTACAAATAATTGTGTCTCCCTACTTAGCAATCCCTTTGCTATAATAGTCATGGCACACCTGAAAACAAAAGCGACTACTGGGAAGCTGCCAGAACGGGAACAGTGGAAGTGGAGGTTAATCAGAGGATTATATGAAAAGGAGTTCGAGAGGGAACAAATAATTAAATTATTTGAAATCATCGACACAATGATGACTTTATCCCCTGAATTACAGTCAAGTTTAGAGAGTAAAATCAAACAATTTGAGGAGGAAAGAACCATGCCTTTAATGAGTAATATGGAGTTACGAGGAATAGAACAGGGTAAGGAAATCGGTAAGGAAATTGGTAAGGAAATTGGTAAGGAAATTGGCGCGTTAGAAAAGGCTCGTAACTATATTAAAACGGTGCTGAAAATGCGATTGGGTGACATTCCAATAGACATTGAGCAAGCTGTGGATAAAATTGCTGTATTATCGATTTTAGACGAGTTACTGAAATCGGCATTAACCGTTAATTCTTTTGATGAGTTGCATCAACTTTTAGAACAATAGTCTCAGTAATTTTCTTCTCCAATGAACCCAACAACCGCCAATTATGATGAACCCTGGAAAGAAGCATTAAGCGAATATTTTGAAGCGTTTTTATACTTCTTTTTTCCTGAAGTTCACCAATTGATTGATTGGACACAAATTCCCGAATCCCTAGAAAAAGAACTCAAACGGATTACCGCTTCAGCAAAGACAAAAAAACGTTTTGCTGACAAACTCTATAAAGTCTGGTTACTCAGGGGTGAAGAAGTCTGGATTTTGATTCATATTGAAATTCAAAGCCAATACGAAGAAAATTTCCCTCAGAGGATGTATATTTATAACTATCGTGCCTTTGATTTGTATCAGAAACCGGTTATCAGTCTCGCTATATTAGGAGATGAACGAGTAAATTGGCGACCAGATTCCTATAATTATAGTATCGCTGGTTGTGAAGTGAGTCTTAAATTCCCAACAGTCAAATTACTGGACTATGAGGAAAGCTGGTCAGAACTAGAAGCAAGTAGCAATCCCTTTGCTATAATAGTCATGGCACACCTGAAAACAAAAGCGACTACTGGGAAGCTGCCAGAACGGGAACAGTGGAAGTGGAGGTTAATCAGGGGATTATATGAAAAGGAGTTCGAGAGGGAACAGATAATTAAACTGTTTGAAATCATCGACAATATGATGACTTTATCCCCTAAATTGCAGTCAAGTTTAGAGAGTAAAATTAAACAATTTGAGGAGGAAAGAACCATGCCTTTAATGAGTAATATGGAGTTACGAGGAAGGAAAATTGGTGAGGAAATTGGGGAGTTACGAGGAATAGAACGCGGTAAGGAAATTGGAGCGTTAGAAAATGCTCGTGATTTTGTGAAAAAAGTTTTGGAAAACCGACTAGGCGATATCCCTGAAGATATTGGACAATGTCTCAATGATGCTTCAGTTATTTCGGTTTTAGAAGAGATGTTAAAAGCCGCACTTATAGTAAATTCTTTTGAGGAGTGTAGGAAGTCTTTTAGTATCATCATAAATAAGTAGTGTGGGTAATACCTACCTTACTTAGTAAACTGTTTGAAATCATCGACACAATGATGACTCTATCAACTAAATTACAGTCAAGTTTAGAAAGTAAAATCAAACAATTTGAGGAGGAAAGAACCATGCCTTTAATGAGTAATATGGAGTTACGGGGAAGGAAAATTGGTGAGGAAATTGGGGAGTTACGAGGAATAGAACGCGGTAGGGAAATCGGTAAGGAAATTGGTAAGGAAATTGGCGCGTTAGAAAAAAGCCGCGATGACATAAAAACAGTTTTAACTGTGCGGTTTGGACAGATTTCTTCAGAAATTGAAGAGATAATCGGCAAAATGACTAACCCTACTATCTTAGAAGAGCTACTAAAATTAGCAGCTACCGCTAATTCTCTCGCAGAATTTAAGCAGTCTTTGGCAAGAATCCAATAATCTTATCCTAATATCTAGAAAACGGGTTTCTTCAAGAAACCCGTTTTCTGTATAAATGTTAATTTCTGTTACAGGGGTCTTGAAAGATTTGCGCTTGTTGTGCGAAAATTTTTATCAATAAACTTTTGCTGTTACTGTCATGACTTCTACCCTGTTGCCGATTCTTCCTGCTGTTGACGATGTTTTGTTTAATTTCGCTCAATCTGATGGTTTTTGGGCGAATTTAGAAACCGCTTTTGGCACAAGTTATGATGTGGTTAAAGCGACGCAATTACGACAGCAGTGGCAAAGTCGAAATTTTAGTCAAATTCCCCCGATTGAGGTACTCAGTGATGAAGTTTTAGGGACGGCGAATGGTGCATATTCCAGCAGTACGAATAAGATTTATCTATCAGCATCTTTTTTAAATACGGCCTCGTCAGCAGCGATAGTTAATGTAATTTTAGAAGAAATTGGGCATTATGTGGATGCTCAAGTTAATCAGGTGGATAGCGCCGGAGATGAGGGGGCAATTTTTGCGGAGTTGGTGCGGGGAAATAGTCTGGATGTGGCAACCTTAGACGCTTTACGAGCAGAGAATGACCAGACAACAATTATAGTAAATGGGGAAATTATTCAAGTAGAACAGGCGGATTTTACGGGGACTAATGGGAATGATAGTATTACGGGTACATCTGGGGGTGATAATATTTTTGGGTTAGATGGCAATGATACTTTAAGTGGTCTGGGGGGAAGCGATAATATTTATGGAGGTAATGGGAATGACTCTCTTGACGGTGGGGATGGAAGTGATTACTTTACCAACGATGCGGGTAATGACACGATAAATGGTGGTAGTGGGACTGATCGCTATGAGGTTGACTACAGTAGTGCTAGTAGCGGTTTAACCATGACCTACAATACCACTACCGGGAGTGGGACGATTACTGTCGGTACGGAAACTGATACCTTTACTTCGATTGAGAGTTTTAACGGGTTTAAGGGAACTGAGTATAATGATGTCATTTTTGGCGGGACAGAAAGTGAATCTTATTATTATTATGGTGGACTCAAAGGTGGAAGTGGTAACGATACTATTTCAGGTAATGCTGGTAGTGACGACATTTATGGAGAGGATGGGAATGATGTCCTCAATGGGGGTGCTGATAATGATGAACTTTATGGTGGTAGTGGGAATGATGTCCTCAATGGTGATTTAGGGAATGATGACTTTACCAATGATGCAGGTAATGACACGATAAATGGTGGTAGTGGGATTGATCGCTATGAGGCTGACTACAGCTATGCTAGTAGCGGTTTAACCATGACCTACGACACTGCTACCGGGAGTGGGACGATTACTGTTGGTACAGAAACTGATACCTTTACTTCGATTGAGAGTTTTAACGGGTTTGAGGGAACTGAGTACAATGATGTCATTTTTGGCGGTACAGGAGGAGGTTACTCTGAATATTTTTATGGTGGAAGTGGTAACGATACCATTTCAGGTAATGCTGGTACTGACTACATTTATGGAGGGAATGGGAATGATGTCCTGAATGGGGGTGCTGGTAATGATTATCTTTATGATGGTGGTGGTAATGATCTCCTCAATGGTGATGCAGGAGATGATTACTTTACCAGCGATGAAGGCAATAATGACACGATAAATGGTGGTGCTGGTAGTGATCGCTATCATGCTGACTACAGCTATGGTAGTAGTGGTTTAACCATGACCTACGACACCGCTGGGAGTGGAACGATTACTGTCGGTACGGAAACTGATACCTTTACTTCGATTGAGAGTTTTGAAGGGTTTAAGGGAACTGATTATAATGATGTCATTTTTGGCGGTACAGCTAATGAGTACTACCTCTATGGTAGAGAGGGTAATGATACGATTTCAGGTAATGCTGGTAGTGACTACATTTATGGAGAGAATGGTAATGATGTCCTCAATGGTGGAGATGGTTATGATGATCTTTATGGTGGTAATGGGAATGACACCCTACAAGGAACAGATGGCGGTACAGGAGAATCTGATGATTTAGTAGGAGGTTCAGGAAACGATCGCTTTATCCTTGCAGATACTACAAAGACCTTCTACGATGACGGTTTGACAACTACTGAAGGTACTAGCGACTACGCTACAATTGCCGACTTTAGCACCATTGATGACACAATTCAGCTACGGGGTTCAAGTAGTGACTATCTCTTAACAGTTTCTGGTTCCACTACTAAGCTCTACATCAACAAACCAGGAAACGAAGCAGATGAACTGATTGCTTATATCAGTAATCAAACAGCATTAAGTCTAACTGCTAGTTATTTTAGCTATGTTTCTAGTCCTACTCTTCCCAGTATTACCCTTGCGGTTGCTCCTAGTAGTGTTACCGAAGATGGGACAACTAACTTAGTCTATACCTTCACCCGCACCGGAGTAACCACTAATTCTTTAACTGTCAACTATACAGTTGAAGGGACAGCAACCAATGGAACCGATTACGCTTCTATTCCCACCAGTGTCACCTTTGCTGCTGGTTCATCCACTGCGACGGTAACAGTTGACCCCACTGCGGATACCATAGTTGAAGCGGATGAAACCGTCGCTTTAACCCTCACTGCGGGGACTGATTATACGATAGGTACGACTACTCCAGTTACGGGGACAATTACGAATGATGATCTCATACTTCCTAGTATTACTCTTGCGATTTCTCCTAGTAGTGT contains the following coding sequences:
- a CDS encoding Rpn family recombination-promoting nuclease/putative transposase, translated to MNPTTANYDEPWKEALSEYFEAFLYFFFPEVHQLIDWTQIPESLEKELKRITASAKTKKRFADKLYKVWLLRGEEVWILIHIEIQSQYEENFPQRMYIYNYRAFDLYQKPVISLAILGDERVNWRPDSYNYSIAGCEVSLKFPTVKLLDYEESWSELEASSNPFAIIVMAHLKTKATTGKLPEREQWKWRLIRGLYEKEFEREQIIKLFEIIDNMMTLSPKLQSSLESKIKQFEEERTMPLMSNMELRGRKIGEEIGELRGIERGKEIGALENARDFVKKVLENRLGDIPEDIGQCLNDASVISVLEEMLKAALIVNSFEECRKSFSIIINK
- a CDS encoding DUF4351 domain-containing protein, translating into MTNNIDHDRLFKELISTFFVEFIELFFPQLMDYLDRESITFLDKEVFTDVTEGERYESDLVAQVKFRGKESFFLIHVEAQESSRKWFNRRMFTYFARFHEKFVLPIYPIVIFSYSKPKREAISQYVVDFPDFKVLEFNYQVVQLNRLNWRDFLNQPNPVASALMAKMNIAEKERAKVKAECLRLLITLRLDAARMQLISGFIDTYLNLNAVEERQFQEEISTFSEPVQEGVMQITTSWMRQGIELGIEQGIERGIEQGIEQGIERGIEQGIERGIEQGIEQGIEREKTLILRQLKRKLGEINSSLETKIMELSIDDVEVLGEALFDFSTVEDLINWLNTLTA
- a CDS encoding beta strand repeat-containing protein, coding for MTSTLLPILPAVDDVLFNFAQSDGFWANLETAFGTSYDVVKATQLRQQWQSRNFSQIPPIEVLSDEVLGTANGAYSSSTNKIYLSASFLNTASSAAIVNVILEEIGHYVDAQVNQVDSAGDEGAIFAELVRGNSLDVATLDALRAENDQTTIIVNGEIIQVEQADFTGTNGNDSITGTSGGDNIFGLDGNDTLSGLGGSDNIYGGNGNDSLDGGDGSDYFTNDAGNDTINGGSGTDRYEVDYSSASSGLTMTYNTTTGSGTITVGTETDTFTSIESFNGFKGTEYNDVIFGGTESESYYYYGGLKGGSGNDTISGNAGSDDIYGEDGNDVLNGGADNDELYGGSGNDVLNGDLGNDDFTNDAGNDTINGGSGIDRYEADYSYASSGLTMTYDTATGSGTITVGTETDTFTSIESFNGFEGTEYNDVIFGGTGGGYSEYFYGGSGNDTISGNAGTDYIYGGNGNDVLNGGAGNDYLYDGGGNDLLNGDAGDDYFTSDEGNNDTINGGAGSDRYHADYSYGSSGLTMTYDTAGSGTITVGTETDTFTSIESFEGFKGTDYNDVIFGGTANEYYLYGREGNDTISGNAGSDYIYGENGNDVLNGGDGYDDLYGGNGNDTLQGTDGGTGESDDLVGGSGNDRFILADTTKTFYDDGLTTTEGTSDYATIADFSTIDDTIQLRGSSSDYLLTVSGSTTKLYINKPGNEADELIAYISNQTALSLTASYFSYVSSPTLPSITLAVAPSSVTEDGTTNLVYTFTRTGVTTNSLTVNYTVEGTATNGTDYASIPTSVTFAAGSSTATVTVDPTADTIVEADETVALTLTAGTDYTIGTTTPVTGTITNDDLILPSITLAISPSSVTEDGTSNLIYIFIRTGDTTNPLTVNYSIGGTATNGTDYTLLPTSVTFEANSAIATVIVDPTADTIVESDETVILTLAAGTGYTIGTPNAATGTINNDDTSVTSQLSINDITVVEGKDNNAILTVTVDNPNPQPITFNYTTAPINATANVDYTSKTGTITIAPNTATATISIPILNDNLNEPDEAFTVTLSNPVNATINPEGGIGEVIITDTWQSTLTRTLPNNVENLRLIGSNNINGTGNAGNNKIAGNSGINQINGRAGIDTLTGGLGADTFVFQFGQSTISTSDRITDFAINSDKIDLLTQGGLPMNAPSSFSRAANSTVTTLQNLINQVFTDANGAITGNQGLGVNSAALVQVTTGAIAGTYLVINDSTAGFQSSNDLLVNITGFTGTLPALGNIPVGNFFI